From the Streptomyces sp. 846.5 genome, the window GAAGGCGGCCTGCTGCTGGCCCAGGTGGACGAGCCCTTCAGCCGACGTCCGGAGGCCGAGCAGGGACATGTGCTGGACGCGCTGGCGAAGCTGGCGCCCAAGCCGCACGGTGCGGTGCTGGTGCTCTCCGGCAGTTCCCCGCACCTGATGCAGGTGCTCGGCGGACATCCGGAGCTGGCGGAGTCCTTCGCCGAGTACGTCGAGCTGGCTCCGTACGGCCCGAACCACCTGGCCCTGCTGCTCGACCGGCAACTGCGGCTGTTCGGCTTCCGGTTGGGCGACGAGGCGGCAGCGGCCGCGATCGCGCTGTTCGCCTCCGAGCCGCCGACACACGCCGCCTTCGAGGTGCACCGGCTCGCGGAGCGGCTCGCCGCGACCGCCCGTTCCCGCACCCTGAGCCCCGACGACCTCCCGAAGCCACCGCCGTCGGAGGACGAGGCCCCTCCGACGGCGGAACCACTGGCGCCACTGGTGCACTCATGACAGGTGCATGCCCGGCCGCCTTTCAGACCACCTCCGCAGACACCGACCGCACACGACGAAAGGAACCGACATGGCACAGCTGACTTCGGTCGAACTCCAGGGAATGACCGCGGCCCAGAGCACCTTCCAGACCGCTCTGGACGACTCCACCAGCTCCTACTCGTCCATCGAGGGCCAGATCGAGGCCCTGCAGGCCAGCTGGACCGGCGAGGCCGCCTCCGTCTACACCCAGGCCATGACGCAGTGGCTGGAGGACTTCCGCACCGTCAACCAGGCCCTGTCCACGATGCTCGAGAAGCTCTCGCAGAACACCAACGTCTACGCCAACACCCACTCCGACACGGAGCAGGCGGCGCAGCAGGTGGCGCAGACCATCGGCGCGGGCGGCTTCGCCGGCCTGCCCGGCCTCTGACCGCCCTCGTCCCCCTTCCCGTAGCAGCGTTCCAGCAAGGAGTCGTCACCGTGACCACGTACACCGTCCAGATGGAGCAGGTCGACTACATCGTCGGCGAGATGAACTCCATCACGCAGAAGATCAACTCGACCCTCGCCGACCTGGACAACCAGTCCAAGGTCAACCTGGCCGAATGGAACAGCGACGCGCAGCAGACCTACACCCAGGTCAAGGCGCAGTGGGACACCGCCGCCGCCGACATGACCGCCAAGGCCGCCACCGCGATCCAGCTGCTCGGCCAGATCAACGAGTACTACGCCAACGGTGAGCGCCAAGGCGTTCAGCTCTGGGGGTGACGCATGGCCCCCGGAGCTCCCTACTACAACCCGCACCCGCACCCGAAGCCCAAGCCGTACCAGCCGCAGCAGTACGGCAACGGCACCTCGGTGCCCAACGGGCAGGGCTCGTACACCGATCCGACCACCTTCACCCCGCCCGCGGTCCCCTCGGGGAAGGGCGACGGGAAGGGGACCACGGTCGACACGCCCTCGCTCGACCTCTTCGCGGACAACATCGACCAGCTCGTCGCCCCGGTGAAGCAGGCGCAGACCGCGTTGAAGGGGGTCTCCGTGGCACCGGGGGACTTCTACCACGCGAACAAGATGCGCATCGACCTCAACGGGCCCAATGCCGATGACGGCCTCAAGGAGCAGTTCGTCAAGGTGCTCGGCGACCTCAGCCAGGGGCTGAGCGACCTGAGCGCCGGCATGCGGCAGCTGAGCCAGAAGTACACGACCACGGAGGACGCCAACTCCGCGAGCGCGACGGATCTGCAGAGCGCGTTCCAGTCGACCGAGGGCGACTTCACCTCCCTGATCACGGACGCCGGGGGAACCCCGGGGACGTCGTCCAGCAGCAGTTCCAGCAAGGGCGGGTGAGCCTCCGCCCGGGGCGGCGCGGTCACCGGTACGCGAAAGGTGACCACGCCGCCCCGGGCGAGGACTTGGCGGGTT encodes:
- a CDS encoding WXG100 family type VII secretion target, which translates into the protein MAQLTSVELQGMTAAQSTFQTALDDSTSSYSSIEGQIEALQASWTGEAASVYTQAMTQWLEDFRTVNQALSTMLEKLSQNTNVYANTHSDTEQAAQQVAQTIGAGGFAGLPGL
- a CDS encoding WXG100 family type VII secretion target, producing MTTYTVQMEQVDYIVGEMNSITQKINSTLADLDNQSKVNLAEWNSDAQQTYTQVKAQWDTAAADMTAKAATAIQLLGQINEYYANGERQGVQLWG